In a single window of the Arachis hypogaea cultivar Tifrunner chromosome 6, arahy.Tifrunner.gnm2.J5K5, whole genome shotgun sequence genome:
- the LOC112695457 gene encoding uncharacterized protein encodes MACATFHLSTPFSHLHPLNKPKPHSPTPSFFLLLKPFSKNRTKHTPTLRVVNSVDTTREDTPPTSDNNADSPPAISPPPPPPLPEESESFDKRRLEEKFAVLNTGIYECRSCGYKYDEAVGDPSYPLPPGYQFEKLPDDWRCPTCGAAQSFFESKSVEIAGFAQNQQFGLGGNSLTSGQKALLIYGSLLFFFALFLGGYFLQ; translated from the coding sequence ATGGCTTGCGCCACCTTCCACCTCTCAACACCCTTCTCCCACCTTCACCCTCTCAACAAGCCTAAACCCCACTCTCCCACTCcctccttcttcctcctcctcaaacCCTTCTCCAAAAATCGCACCAAACATACTCCAACACTCAGAGTCGTTAACTCCGTCGACACCACCAGAGAAGACACGCCTCCAACATCCGACAACAACGCTGATTCGCCACCGGCAAtctcgccgccgccgccgccgccactACCGGAAGAATCCGAGAGCTTCGACAAGCGGCGCCTGGAGGAGAAGTTCGCTGTGCTGAACACCGGGATATACGAATGCCGCTCGTGCGGTTACAAGTACGACGAGGCCGTTGGGGATCCTTCATATCCGCTCCCGCCGGGGTACCAGTTCGAGAAGCTTCCAGACGATTGGCGTTGCCCGACTTGCGGGGCGGCGCAGAGCTTCTTCGAGAGCAAGAGCGTTGAGATCGCTGGGTTCGCTCAGAACCAGCAATTTGGACTCGGTGGTAACTCTCTCACTTCGGGTCAGAAGGCTTTGCTTATATATGGCAGCTTGTTATTCTTCTTTGCACTCTTTCTTGGTGGCTACTTCTTACAATAG